A window of Stutzerimonas stutzeri genomic DNA:
AGCGCTTCGTGCACCTCGTCGGCATTGCGCGCCTCGGGCCAGGCCTCCTCGCGCACCGCGGCGATTGCCTCGGGGTCCAGCGCGCCGAGATCATCGCTCGATTCCGGATCGCTCCAGCGCCGCGCCAACACCGCCTGGGTGCGTCGTTCTTCCAGCGGCGCGTCATCGAGAAAGGCGTACGGGCGTGCGCCGAGAATCTCCATGGCCAGCGGCGATGGCGCCGGCAGGTCGCGGGCCAGCAGCTCGATCTCACCGCCTTCCATGCGGCGCAGCAGCGCGAGCCAACCTTCACTGTCCATGGCCTCGTGCAGGCAGTCCTCGAGGGTCTGTCGCACCAGCGGATGGTCCGGAATCTCGCGCTCGCCGACGATGTTTTCCAGGCACGCGACCTGATCGGGGAACACCGTGGCCAGCAGGTCTTCGCTCTTCATGCGCTGCAGCTGTGGCGCCACCTTGCGTCCGCCAGCCATGCGCGGCAGGGCCAGCGCTGTGGTGGCGATCCAGCGCCAGCGCACGCCAAACAGCGGTGCATCCAGCAGCGCCTGTATCAGCACCTGCTCGGCGCTGGCCGAATTCAGGTAGCGCCAGACTTCCGCCAGCGGGAAGCTGTGGCTGGTGGAAAGCGAAAGGATGATGGCGTCTTCGGTCGCCGCCGCCTGCAGTTCGAAATTGAAGGTGCGGCAGAAGCGTTTGCGCAGCGCCAAGCCCCAGGCGCGGTTGATCCGACTGCCGTAAGGCGAATGAATGACCAGCTGGGTGCCACCGGATTCGTCGAAGAAGCGCTCCATCACCAGTCGCTGCTGGGTCGGCAACGCCCCTAGCGCCGAGCGAGCGCGGGCCAGGTACTCGACGATTTGCCGCGCGGCTTCGTCCGCCAGGCCTAGAGTGCCGGTGAGCCAGTCGATGGCAGGCCTCAGGCGCGAGCCCGCTGTCGAGTCTTCGGCCACCACTTTGGTGGGGTCGGCATCGTTCAGACACTGCTCAATGTCATCGCGCAGGCGTGCCACGGCAAAGGACAGCTCATCGCTGCGCCCCGGCGCCTCGCCCAGCCAGAACGGGATGCTTGGCGGCATACCCTGGGCATCCTCGACACGCACCCGCCCGGCTTCGATCTTGAGGATGCGGTAGGACGTATTGCCCAGCTGGAACACATCACCAGCAAGGCTTTCCACGGCGAAGTCTTCGTTCACCGTGCCAATGTTCAGCCCTTGCGGTTCCAGCAGCACGGCGTAATCGGCGTTATCAGCGATGGTGCCGCCGGAGGTCAGCGCGGTCAGCTGCCCGCCGCGCCGGCCACGCAGGCTGCGTGTCGCCAGGTCGCGATGCAGGTAGGCACCGCGCGTTCCATGGCGGGTGGTGTAGCCCTCGGCGAGCATCCGCAGCAGCGCTTGAAAGGTTGCCTCGTCGAGTGCCGCGTAAGGCATCGCCCGGCGAAACAGCTGCAGCAACGCCTCCTCGCCCCACTCACGGCAGGCCACTTCGGCGACGATCTGCTGCGCCAGTACATCCAGCGGCGCCTGCGGGATCTTCAGCGTATCCAGCTCGCCACGGCGTACCGCGTCGAGCAGCGCGGCGCACTCGATCAGGTCGTCCCGTGAACTGGGAAACAGCCGTCCCTTGGAGACACCCGCTACCTGATGCCCAGCCCGCCCGACCCGCTGCAGAAACGCCGAGATCGAGCGCGGCGAGCCCAGCTGACAGACCAGTTCGACATCACCGATGTCGATCCCCAGCTCCAGCGAGGCCGTCGCAACCAGCACCCGCAACTCGCCGCGCTTGAGCTTCTGCTCGGCGGTCAGACGCTGTTCGCGGGCCAGGCTGCCATGGTGCGCAGCCACCACCTCAGCGCCCAGCCGTTCGGCCAGGTGCCGCGTGGTGCGCTCGGCCATACGCCGCGTGTTGACGAACACCAGCGTGGTGCGATGCTCGCCAGCCAACGCCGCGAGACGGTCGTAGACGAGTGCCCAGGTGTCGTTGCTCATGACCGCTTCCAGCGGCACCGGCGGCACTTCCAGCGCCAGATCGCGAGCGCGCCCATGGCCGATATCGACGATCTCGCACGGTCGCTCGACGCCCACTAGAAAGCGCGCGACCGCATCGATCGGCTTTTGCGTAGCCGACAAGCCGACGCGCACAAGCGGCCTGCCACATAGCGCTTCCAGCCGTTCCAGCGACAACGCCAGGTGGCTGCCGCGCTTGTTGCCGGCGATGGCGTGAATCTCATCGACGATAACGCTCTGTACGTCAGCGAGCATTTCGCGGCCGGATGCGGAGCCGAGCAGGACATAGAGCGATTCCGGCGTGGTGACCAGGATGTGCGGCACCCGTTTGCGCATCGCATTGCGCTCGGCCTGCGGTGTGTCGCCGGTGCGCACCGCGGTGCGGATTTCCAGCGGCGGCAACCCTAGCCGCGCTAGCTCCGCCGTGATTCCGGCGAGCGGCTCTTCCAGGTTGATATGGATGTCGTTGGACAACGCCTTCAACGGCGAGACGTAGAGCACCCGCGTAGCGTCAGCCAGCCCGCCCTCGGCCTGGCCCTGTTGCACCAGCGCGTCGATGGCCGCAAGAAAGGCGGTCAGCGTCTTGCCCGAGCCGGTCGGTGCGGCGACCAGAGTCGAACGCCCCGCGCGGATCAGCGGCCAGGCCGACGCCTGGGCCGGCGTCGGCACGGGAAAGCTGCGGGAAAACCAGCCCGCTACAGCGGGGTGGAAACGGCTAAGGGGATCGGCAGATGGCATGCTCATGCCGATGAATATGGTGGCGCTCCGGCCGTTGCACAAGCGACAGCCGGTCGGTGGTGGCGAAACGGCCTTGGGATATGGCGGTCAACTCCAGACACCAGCAACGCAACGGAGATAACCATGACGACTACCCCGCTCAGCCTCGACAACGCCATGCAACTGGCCTCGGAAGCCTTTCTGCCCTGCGGTTGCGTGACCAGCGCCAACCCCGAGGACGACAGCTTCGGCTTCACCGTGATGAACGGCAAGGGCGAGGAAATCACGCGGGTAGCGCAGGTGCGCGACTACGCCGACCCGTTGCGCATGGCACAAGTGATCGAGCAGACCCGTCAGGAGCTGATCGACAAGGGCTGCGCCCTGGAGCCATGGACGATGCCCTTCATCACCGACGCCAGCGCCATCCCGGAAACCACGCCGAACTACTGAGGAGCCGGCATGAGCGATCCCGTACTGTTGATCACCGGCGCCTCGTCCGGCATCGGCGCGGCGACTGCACGCTTGGCTGCGGCGGCCGGCTATCGGCTGGCGCTCGCCGCACGTTCCGAAACCAAGCTGCAGCACCTGGTCGATGAGATCGGGCCGCAGCGCGCACTCGCCATTCGCTGCGACGTAACCGATTACGCCGCGCAACAGGCCATGGTTCAGCGTGTACTGGATCGCTATGGCCAGCTCGACGCCGTTTACGCCAACGCTGGTATCCCCGGCAGCGAGGGCGGCTTCAGCGCTGCCGATCCCGAAGTATGGAAAACCATGCTGCTGACCAACGTCTACGGCGTCGGGCTGACCCTGCGCTGCAGCCTGGCCGCGCTCAAGGCCAGTCGCGGCCATCTGCTGCTCACCGGCTCGGCGGCCGGGCGCTTCGTCATTCCCGGTTCGATGTACAGCGCCAGTAAATGGGCGGTGACCGGAATGGGCTTGAGCGTGCGCGAAGAACTGCGCGGCACGGGCGTGCGGGTCACGCTGATCGAACCGGGCATGGTCGACACGCCACTGTTCGACGAGCCGCCAGCCTATGCCCTGCAACCCGAAGACATCGGCCGCGCGGTGGTCTACGCGCTATCGCAGCCGGCACACGTCGACGTAAACGAAATCCTCATTCGCCCAACACCGCCGGTCGACGCCGACATATAACGGCACAGCTGTCAGCGTTCGTCGCTGCGCCGCTGCTGTTGCTGCAAGCGGCCGGATTCGATGATTTCCGCCCGCCCGGCCGCATCGCCATGGCGGTGCTCACCGGCACCGCGCACCCGCTGCAGCTGGATTACCTCACCTTTCTCCCAGGCATTCGCCGCGGGATCAACCTTGGGCTGCGGGATCGACTGACGGTTACGGCGGATTGCTTGGGTATCTACACCGAGCCGTTGATCACGGGCCTTTTCCAGCGCGGGGTCGAGCTGGCTGTCCGCGGTAAAGCCCATCATCAGCGCCGGAATGCCGTAGGGCAGGTCCTTGTCGCGGTCGGTATGCCAGGTGTGCCAGGTCTTGCCGTAGGTGCTGACCACCTGCTCCATCAGCTGCTTTTCCGCCACCTGCGGCAGGCCGGGCGCGACCAGCGTGCCGGACTTCACCTCGTAGTCGTGACTGTGCCAGAGCTGTTTCTCGTCCTCGGGCAGCGTTTCGAACAGGCGTGCGCTGATGATGTATTCAACGCCCATGAGCTTCGCATCGTGGCCGTTGCCGTCGTAGATGAGCGCCTGCATCACGTCTTCATTCAGCCGGGTGACGTAGTGATGCGCCTCCATCTGCCCGTCCATGTCGCCGTTGTAGAAGTGAAAGCCGTTGAGATAGGCGCTCACCGCATCCAGCGGAGCCTTGCCTTGCAACAGCTTGGCACCGGCCTCCAGCGTGCGCGTTTCGGCGCTTTTCGGTGCCCCGGCCGCCTCGGTATAGGACGCGGTGTTGTGCTGTCCGCAGGCAGCCAGCAGCGCCGCGGAACTCAGGAATACTAACTTTCGCATGTCTCGACCCCCTGCTTTGCTCATACACAGTGACCAGGACGCGGCCGGTTCTTCTGCAACGTTGCCGGGCCGGTCGGCAGAAACTTTTGCCCGGCGTACCGGGTCGCTATGGGAGGCCGTTTCGGTCGTCAAACCGTAGGGGGACAGCCATGGGCAACCTGGCAGAGCAGCCACATCCGCACCCGGCATTGGCAGAGCTCGATCTGTTGCTGCAGCGCTACCGACAGGTTCGCGCCACCAGCGAGGCGATCTGCACGCCGCTGCAGGTCGAGGATTACGTTATCCAGAGCACACCCGAAGTCAGTCCGCCAAAATGGCATTTGGCTCATGTCAGCTGGTTCTTCGAGACCTTTCTGCTGCTGCCTTATCTGCCCGGCTACCGGCGCCTGAACGACGCTTACGACTACCTGTTCAACTCCTATTACCAGACCCATGGCCTGCCCTTTCCGCGAACGCAGCGCGGCGTGCTGTCACGACCCGGCGTGGAGGAAATCTATCGCTACCGTCGACACGTCGATCAGGCGATGGGCGAGCTACTGGCCAACGCGCCTCGTGGGCAGGCCGCCGAAATCGTCCGCCGCGTCGGGCTGGGCCTGCAGCACGAGCAGCAGCACCAGGAACTGCTGCTGATGGACATCAAGCACATCCTGGCGCAGAACCCGCTGCATCCGGTGTATCGCCACGATCTTGCCAAGCCGCAGCCAAGCGGCCCGGAGCGCCCACGCTGGCACGAATTTACCGGTGGCGTGCAGCACATCGGGCATGCCGGCAATGACTTCGCCTTCGATTGCGAAACCCCGCGGCATCGCCAGTTCGTCGAGGATTTCCAGCTCGCCGAACGCCTGGTGAGCAATCGCGAGTACCTATCGTTCATCACCGACGGCGGTTACGCCCGTCCGGAACTGTGGCTGTCGGATGGTTGGGATCTGATCCAGCAGGCCGGCTGGAACGCACCGCTGTACTGGCTACGCGAAGATGCCAGCTGGCACGAAATGACCCTCGGCGGCCTGCGTCCGCTAGACCTGGAAGCGCCGGTCTGCCACATCAGCTACTACGAGGCCGACGCCTACGCACGCTGGGCCGGTGCGCGGCTGCCAAGCGAAGCGGAGTGGGAAGTCGCAGCGGCCGATCAACCGTTGCGTGGCAACCTTCTGGAGAGCGATCACCTGCAGCCGGTCGCTGCATTGCCGGGTCACGACGGCCCCAGGCAATTATTTGGCGATGTCTGGGAGTGGACCGCCAGCGCTTACCTGCCTTACCCGGGTTTTCGCCCGCTGGAGGGCAGCCTCGGCGAGTACAACGGCAAGTTCATGTCCGGCCAGATGGTTTTGCGCGGAGGCTGCTGCGCCACGCCTGAATCCCACCTACGGGTCACCTATCGCAATTTCTTCCAGCCGGCGATGCGCTGGCAGTTCGCCGGGCTGCGCCTGGCCAGAGGGCTTTGAACATGGCGCTGGCAATTCATTTTCACGATCAGCTGCAACAACCACACGACGCCTCGCTGCGCGACGAAACCCTTGCCGGTTTCGCCGCCAGCCCGAAATGGGCGTCACCGAAATTTTTCTATGATCGCCGTGGTTCCGAGCTGTTCGAGCAGATCTGCCGGCAGCCGGAGTACTACATCACCCGCACCGAGGAGCAGATACTCGCCGATGCGGCGAACGACATCCTCGATATCGCCGGGCCGCACAGCGACCTGATCGAGCTGGGTAGCGGCGCCAGCCGCAAGGTGCGCCTGCTGCTCGAGGCACTGCACCCGACCAGCTATCTGGGCATCGATATTTCCGAGGACTTCCTGCTCAGCAGCACCCAGCGTCTGGCCGCGGACTACCCGTGGCTGGAGGTGCATGCGGCCTGCACCGACTTTTCCCACGAGCTGAACCTGCCGGATGACTTCACCAGCGAGCATCCGCTGATGTTCTTTCCCGGCTCCAGTATCGGCAACTTCACCCCGAGCGAGGCCGCGGCCTTCCTGCAGCGCCTGCACGATGTGCTGCCGGCCGGTGGCGGCCTGGTGATCGGCGTCGACCTGGTCAAGGATCGCGCAGTGCTGGAGGCGGCCTACAACGACCGTGCCCATGTCACCGCCGCGTTCAACCTCAACCTGTTGCAGCGCATCCGCAACGAGCTGGACAGCGATATCGACCCGTCACGTTTCGTCCACCAGGCCTTCTACAACGAGGCCGAATCACGCATCGAGATGCACCTGATCAGCCCCGGCGCGCAGGACGTGACCATCGAAGGACGACGCTTTCACTTCGATGCCGGAGAAAGCCTGCACACCGAGAACTCCTACAAATACACGCTCGAATCCTTCGCCGCATTGGCGAGCGCCTCTGGCTTCGACTGCCGGGGGCAGTGGACCGACCCGCGCGGATTGTTCAGCGTTAACTACCTCGAGCGACGTTGATCCCATGGCAGTACGATCTTTCACCTTGACTATCTTTGGCCTGGGGCTGTTAAGCGCCCTCACTTCTCTCCCCGCAGCGGCTGACGAGGCAATGCGCATCACCCAGCTCAAGCGCTGCGGCGACCTCTTCTCCGAAGATTCACTGAGCTGGTGCCTGCACGCCAAAGGCTTGCCCCGCTCAGAGCTGCAGCTGTATCTGGACGGCAAGCAGCTAAGCGCCGACAAGCTTCAGCGTGACGGCGATCAGCTGCGCCTGACCCTCGCACCGGACGCGGTTCGCAGCGGTCCGCTGTGGCTGGAACATCAGGGCAAACGGAGCAATCCGGTCTGGCTGTCGGCCGGACGCAGCCAGGTACTCGCCGCTACGCCCGATGAAGTGGCGCGCAACATGGACGACCTGACCACCTACGTCGACCTGGTCAGCCTGATCATCGAGGAGGACCATGAGGGGCTTGAGAAGGCGCGACAGCTCGCCGAGAAATACGGTGCCAAGGTGGTCGGCGCCATTCCTCCGCTGAACACCTACCAGCTGCGACTGGCGGTAAAGAACCTGACCGAACGCGACGCCATGGTGCTACGCCTGGGCAGCGAGGTCGGCGTGGATGCCGTGGTGATCGAGGAGTCTGCAGCCGAGAACGAGCAGGAGCCCCGCAAGACGCCGGAGCAAAAGCGTCCGCAGAACCGCGAATGGGCCGCAAACCGTTTTCTCGATGCCGTGAACTACTACCGCGAACGCATCCCCGCCGGCCAGCGCACCGGCGAAAAACAGCCGGTGCGTATCGGCATCATCGAACGTGCGGTCGACTTCGACGCGCCGCATTTCGCCGAATACCTGCAACCCTGCCATCCGAGTCAGCAACGCACCTGCCTCTATGCCCGTGACGCCGACAAACCCGACAACCACGGCAGCAGCGTCGCCGGCATTCTCGCCGCGCACGCCAGTGATGCCCGCGACCAGGGCTTTCTCAGCGCGCTCGATGGCACCGGACCGGGCTTCGAGGTAATCGTCGAGCGCAACTCGGACGCCGGCATCACGGCCAACATTGCGGCCTCGGTGAATCTGGTCGAGGACGGCGCGCGCATCCTCAACTGGAGCTGGGGCATTCATCGCATCGGCACCGTGGACGTGGAAGGCGAACCGGTGGATTCGCTGCTGCGCTCGGGGATCGCCATGAGCGGCTACGAGGAGCTGCTCGAAGAGTTCTTTCTCTGGCTGCGCCGCGAGCATCCGGACGTGCTGGTGATCAACTCCGCCGGTAACGGCTCGGCGCATTCCGGGCGCGACGACTACCGACTGCCCTCCTCGTTCATCACCGATCAGTTGCTGGTGGTCGGTGGCCACGAGCGCAACGACCAGAAAAAGGTCTCGGTGGAACACCCCGACTACGTGCGCAAGCGCAAATCGTCGAATGTCGACATGCGCGTGGATATAACAGCCGCAGCCTGCACCCGCGCTGCCACGCTCGATCCCGAACAGCGCGGCGACGTGCATTGCGGCACCTCCTACGCCACGCCGCTGGTCGCCGGTGCGGTGGGTGCGATGCTTTCAGTAAACCCTGAGCTGGAGCCGGATCAGGTGCGCGAACTGCTGCGCCGCAGTGCCATGACCATCGGCCGTGAGTCGGACTTCGAACCAGCCGAGGCGGATGACCTTACGGCACCGATCCTGCCATCCGAACGTGGCTACCGGCTGGACGACAACGACGTTGGCCGCTCGGCGCGGCTGGACATGCGCAAGGCGCTGGAACTGACCGTCAAGAGCCTGGAAAACACGCGCTAAGGCGGGTCACTCCATATCGCCGCACAGCTCGGCGGCGCGCAGCAAGGCGGCGGTCAGGGCGTGACGCTCCCACTGCGGCAGCTCGGCGAAACGCGCGCGGAATTCTGGCGCTAGCAGCGCCGGTGCCTGCTGCAGCAAGGCCCGGCCGCTGTCGCTGAGCAGCAGCCACTGGCGCCGGCGGTCCTGGTCATCGCGCTGACGCTGCAGCAACCCGCGCTCAGCCAACCGATCGATCTGCCCGGACAGCGTGGCGGCGGTGAGGCTAACCCGCCTGCTAAGTGCGCTCGCCGTGAGCTGCCCTTCGCTCGCCAACACCTGCAGGATCATCAACTGTACCGGGCTGAGCCCGCCGTAACGCGCCAGCCGTTTGGCATGCACTTCGGCGTCCTGCTGCAGCCTGCGCATGGCTTGGAACAGCGGCATTTCGAACGCCTCCAGCTCCGCAGTATTGCTTTCGCTTGAAACTGTTTCATCAGCCATAACCGAACCTTTAGCTGGCAACTAACTTTGACATCAAAGCATTTATTTGTTTTGGTGTAAAAAGATGGCTGACCCGATCCAGGCTGTATCAGCGCCGCTGCGCTGGTCTGAAAAGCTGAACTTCGCCCGTGACGGGTCAGTCACACTCCCCAACGGCTAAACCGGTAAGGATCTTATGTGTGGCATAGCTGGAGAACTTCGTTTCGATAACCGCCCGGCCGACCTGGCAGCGGTTGAACGCATCACCCAACACCTGACTGCGCGCGGCCCCGATGCGTGCGGTTTCCATAGCCAAGGGCCCCTCGCCCTGGGCCATCGGCGCCTGAAGATCATGGATCTGTGCGAGGCCTCCGGCCAGCCGATGATCGACTCGGCGCTCGGCCTGTCGATGGTCTTCAACGGCGCCATCTACAACTACCCCGAACTGCGCGCAGAGCTGGAAGGCCTGGGCTATCGCTTCTTCTCCGAAGGCGATACCGAAGTGCTGCTCAAGGGCTTCCACGCCTGGGGCGAAGCGCTGCTGCCGCGCCTCAACGGCATGTTCGCCTTCGCCATCTGGGAACGCGACAGCCAGCAGCTGTTCATCGCCCGCGACCGCCTCGGCGTCAAGCCGCTGTACCTGTCACGCACCGACCAGCGCCTGCGCTTCGCCTCGTCGCTGCCGGCACTGCTCAAGGGTGGTGATATCGCCGGCGTATTGAACCCGGTGGCGCTGAATCACTACATGAGTTTCCACGCCGTGGTTCCGGCGCCGGACACGCTGATTGCCGGCATCGAGAAATTACCGCCGGCCAGTTGGATGCGCGTCGACGCCAACGGTGCGACCACCACCCAACGCTGGTGGGAGCTGGAATTCGGCGCCCGTGAAGAGGAGCGCAACTACACGTTCGAAGACTGGAAGCAGCGCACCCTGGACACCATGCGCGAGGCCGTGGCGATTCGTCAGCGTGCCGCGGTGGATGTTGGCGTGCTGCTCTCTGGCGGCGTCGACTCCAGCCTGCTGGTCGGCCTGCTGCGCGAAGCCGGCGTGGCGGAAAACCTGCTGACCTTCTCCATTGGGTTCGAAGATGCCGGCGGCGAGCGCGGCGACGAGTTCAAGTACTCGGACCTGATCGCCAAGCACTACAACACGCGCCATCACCAGCTGCGCATTCAGGAAAAGGAAATCCTCGAGCAGTTGCCAGCCGCCCTCCAGGCGATGAGCGAGCCGATGGTCAGCCACGACTGCATCGCCTTCTACCTGCTCTCGCGGGAAGTGGCCAAGCACTGCAAGGTGGTGCAGAGCGGCCAGGGCGCCGACGAACTGTTCGCCGGCTACCACTGGTACCCGCTGGTGGATGGCGCCGAAGACCCGGTGGCGGCCTACCTCGCTGCGTTCCGCGACCGCACTTACGAGGAATACGCCGAGACCGTGCAGCAACAATGGGTCAAGGGCGACTTCTCCGGCGACTTCGTTCGCCAGCACTTCGCCCAGCCGGGCGCCGATGCGGCGGTAGACAAGGCGCTGCGCATCGACAGTACGGTGATGCTGGTCGATGACCCGGTCAAGCGCGTGGACAACATGACCATGGCCTGGGGCCTGGAGGCACGCACGCCGTTTCTCGACTATCGCGTGGCAGAGCTGTCAGCGCGCATACCGGCCAAGTTCAAGCTGCCGGAGGGCGGCAAGTACGTGCTCAAGGAGGCTGCACGCCAGGTGATTCCTGCCGAGGTGATCGACCGGCCGAAAGGCTATTTCCCGGTGCCGGGGCTCAAGCATCTCCAGGGCGCCACGCTCAATTGGGTGCGCGAGATGTTGCTCGATCCCAGCCAGGAGCGCGGGCTGTACAACCCGCAGGCGCTGGAGAAGCTGCTCGCCGATCCGGATGGCCAGCTGACTCCGCTGCGCGGTTCAAAACTCTGGCAGCTGGCGGCGGTCAACCTATGGTTGAGCGAACAAGGCCTTTAGGGGCAGTCGATGAAGTCGCCAGACCGCGACGGCCCCGATAACCCGCTCACGAACGGCTGCGGTTGCCACGCGCCACGGGGGCAACCACTTGCCCCACCGCGCGCCGGTTCGTGACTTAGCATCAAAGGAACGCACCATGCAGAAGTCCCAAGCCTACGGCCAGCGTCTGTTGCGCGGACAGTCACCGACCTACCAGAGGCTGCAGGCACGCTTCGCCGAGGACGGTCAGGAAGAGCCCTGCGGCCCGGTGATCCTGCACTGCGGGTGGGGGCGAATCCTGGTTGGCCACACCTATTCGGACCCCGCGCAGATCGCCGCCGAGCTGCTCAACGAGCAGGCCGGTGAGCGCGACATCGCGCTGTATGTAGCCGCACCGCATCAGGTGCTCTCCTATGCACCGCAGCAACTCTTCCTCGACCCCTCCGATACCCTGCGCATCTGGTTCAGCGACTACCGCCCCTCGCAGAAACGTTTCCGTGGTTTTTGCGTGCGCCGCGCGCAGAACGAGACGGACTGGCAGGCTATCAATGGTCTGTACCAGTCTCGCGGCATGATGCCGGTCGACCCGGAGCGCTGCACGCCGCGCGAACAAGGCGGCCCGGTGTACTGGCTGGCCGAGGACGAAACGTCGGGACAGATCATCGGCAGCGTCATGGGTATCGATCACCATCGCGCCTTTCATGATCCTGAGCACGGCTCGAGCCTCTGGTGCCTCGCCGTGTCGCCCAGCTGCGCGCGACCCGGTGTCGGTGAAGCGCTGGTGCGCCACCTGATCGAACACTACATGGGCCGCGGGCTGGCCTACC
This region includes:
- a CDS encoding N-acetylglutaminylglutamine amidotransferase, yielding MCGIAGELRFDNRPADLAAVERITQHLTARGPDACGFHSQGPLALGHRRLKIMDLCEASGQPMIDSALGLSMVFNGAIYNYPELRAELEGLGYRFFSEGDTEVLLKGFHAWGEALLPRLNGMFAFAIWERDSQQLFIARDRLGVKPLYLSRTDQRLRFASSLPALLKGGDIAGVLNPVALNHYMSFHAVVPAPDTLIAGIEKLPPASWMRVDANGATTTQRWWELEFGAREEERNYTFEDWKQRTLDTMREAVAIRQRAAVDVGVLLSGGVDSSLLVGLLREAGVAENLLTFSIGFEDAGGERGDEFKYSDLIAKHYNTRHHQLRIQEKEILEQLPAALQAMSEPMVSHDCIAFYLLSREVAKHCKVVQSGQGADELFAGYHWYPLVDGAEDPVAAYLAAFRDRTYEEYAETVQQQWVKGDFSGDFVRQHFAQPGADAAVDKALRIDSTVMLVDDPVKRVDNMTMAWGLEARTPFLDYRVAELSARIPAKFKLPEGGKYVLKEAARQVIPAEVIDRPKGYFPVPGLKHLQGATLNWVREMLLDPSQERGLYNPQALEKLLADPDGQLTPLRGSKLWQLAAVNLWLSEQGL